A genomic stretch from Oculatellaceae cyanobacterium includes:
- a CDS encoding M15 family metallopeptidase, with translation MKPYQQVSILECGEQLLPIPLEFAIASPHPYIKLGATYGERSPYYLRKGVLERLNVAQTHLQQQYSGWRIQIFDAYRPVEVQQFMVDYTFNELVQAQNLTLSNLSDAQKQAIWQQVEQFWALPSLDPATPPPHSTGAAVDVTLVDSDGSIIDMGGEIDEISERSHPNYYKEATSPTEQQYHTHRQLLKKVMFAAGFQRHPNEWWHFSLGDQMWAWLSNQENPTHLVVARYGRVI, from the coding sequence ATGAAACCTTATCAGCAAGTTTCTATATTAGAGTGCGGGGAACAACTGCTGCCGATTCCGTTAGAATTTGCCATTGCATCTCCCCATCCATATATCAAACTAGGTGCTACTTATGGAGAGCGATCGCCTTATTATCTCCGTAAAGGTGTACTTGAGCGCTTAAATGTAGCCCAAACTCATCTCCAACAACAGTATTCTGGTTGGCGTATCCAAATTTTTGATGCTTATCGACCTGTAGAAGTCCAACAATTTATGGTGGACTACACATTTAATGAACTTGTTCAAGCTCAAAATTTAACTTTATCTAACTTATCAGATGCCCAAAAACAAGCTATTTGGCAACAAGTTGAGCAATTCTGGGCGCTTCCTAGTTTAGATCCTGCTACACCACCACCTCACAGTACTGGTGCTGCTGTCGATGTGACATTAGTTGATAGCGATGGTTCAATTATTGATATGGGAGGTGAGATTGATGAAATTTCAGAGCGATCCCACCCCAACTATTATAAAGAGGCTACTTCCCCAACAGAACAGCAATATCATACCCACCGCCAACTATTAAAAAAAGTAATGTTTGCTGCTGGTTTTCAGCGTCATCCTAATGAGTGGTGGCACTTTTCTCTAGGCGATCAAATGTGGGCATGGTTATCTAACCAAGAAAATCCCACTCATTTAGTTGTTGCCCGTTATGGTCGAGTAATTTAA
- a CDS encoding Mpo1-like protein — MSKINFIVNQKLRNQINDQILDHPFTDYWDIFVLKHQHPINIALHVIGIFIFYGLLFCSLKFHNLGVLLCLPLTQLVGLIGHLLFEQSHIDIQDAVFSWRASSCLGRMLLRVVLGKYRDDIEQRLEILRNYQQKAN, encoded by the coding sequence ATGAGTAAAATTAATTTTATTGTTAACCAGAAGTTGAGAAATCAAATCAACGACCAAATTCTGGATCATCCTTTTACAGACTACTGGGATATTTTTGTCCTTAAACACCAGCACCCGATCAATATTGCTCTACACGTTATTGGAATATTTATTTTTTACGGATTACTATTTTGTAGCTTGAAGTTTCACAACTTGGGGGTACTGTTGTGTTTACCTCTAACGCAATTAGTGGGATTAATTGGGCATTTATTGTTTGAGCAAAGCCATATTGATATACAGGATGCAGTGTTTTCTTGGCGGGCATCTTCCTGTTTAGGTCGAATGCTATTGAGAGTAGTGTTGGGTAAGTATAGAGATGATATCGAGCAACGGCTAGAAATTTTACGCAACTATCAGCAAAAAGCAAATTAA
- a CDS encoding amidohydrolase family protein yields the protein MMLDLLIQNGLIFDGLGSAAVRGDIGIQNGRIVAMPAAGNTNDPYLSVDAHEVVDASQLWVTPGFIDIHTHYDLELEIAPGLSESVRHGVTSVVIGNCSLSVAVGEPQMLADIFQRVETLSHRLINKWLQQSVSWHTPAEYLDHLKQLPLGANVAPMFGHSALRAHVMGLERSLKDQPSETELKRIEQIAADALDAGFVGISIDMFPWHRMSGEWRGSTIPSQHANFREYAMLANLCRQRDVVFQVTPNLQQLTSFLNILHMGSGIGRKPLRLTVLSALDAVHDRRLWRIFSPLLFIWNRILGGNVRFQTLTEPFTIYSDGSVTPLFEEFPTGAQLNSCDSRQERRQLWQSENFSRQFRQEWNSDWRKSFHRQLDLMVIVNCPETNWQGLSFAEVAHQKQLEPVDFFIQALQDYDTDLRWVATGANDRLEPRLALMQHPYILPGFTDAGAHVRNLGYYDGALSLLKQAIATNFLSPETAIHRITGEPAQWFRLDTGVLKVGAKADLVILNPSALNQPISPPVEISDPLLDGEPRLVKRGSDDIVQAVYINGIKVINQGQVSKHLGQERLGTVLSPCVS from the coding sequence ATCATGTTGGATTTGCTGATTCAAAACGGCTTAATTTTTGATGGTTTAGGATCTGCCGCTGTACGTGGAGATATAGGCATTCAAAATGGTCGAATAGTTGCCATGCCTGCGGCGGGCAACACCAACGATCCTTACTTATCTGTTGATGCTCATGAAGTGGTAGATGCTTCCCAACTGTGGGTGACACCAGGATTTATAGATATTCATACCCACTACGATCTTGAGTTAGAAATTGCACCAGGGCTGAGTGAATCAGTGCGTCATGGTGTCACCAGCGTTGTTATTGGCAACTGTAGCTTGTCTGTTGCTGTTGGTGAACCCCAAATGTTAGCAGATATATTTCAGAGAGTAGAGACGCTTTCTCATCGGCTGATTAATAAATGGTTGCAACAATCAGTTTCTTGGCATACACCAGCAGAATATCTGGATCATTTAAAACAGTTGCCCCTTGGCGCAAATGTTGCACCGATGTTTGGGCATAGCGCCTTACGCGCCCATGTCATGGGATTGGAACGTAGCCTCAAAGATCAACCCTCAGAAACCGAACTCAAAAGGATTGAGCAAATAGCGGCAGATGCGCTAGACGCTGGATTTGTTGGCATCTCAATTGATATGTTTCCCTGGCATAGAATGAGCGGAGAATGGCGCGGCTCAACTATTCCATCACAACACGCCAATTTTAGAGAATATGCTATGTTAGCCAATCTCTGTCGGCAACGGGATGTAGTTTTTCAGGTTACGCCCAATTTACAGCAACTCACTTCTTTTCTAAATATTCTCCACATGGGTTCAGGTATTGGAAGAAAACCTTTGCGCCTGACAGTATTATCAGCCTTGGATGCTGTACACGATCGCAGACTTTGGCGCATATTTTCCCCCCTGCTATTCATCTGGAACCGTATTCTAGGTGGAAATGTGCGCTTTCAAACCTTAACCGAACCCTTCACAATTTACTCGGATGGTTCTGTCACTCCATTATTTGAAGAATTCCCCACAGGCGCACAGCTTAATAGCTGTGATTCACGACAGGAACGCCGACAATTATGGCAATCTGAAAACTTTAGTCGCCAGTTCCGTCAAGAATGGAATAGTGACTGGCGTAAATCATTCCATCGTCAGTTAGATTTAATGGTAATTGTCAACTGTCCTGAAACAAACTGGCAGGGGTTAAGCTTTGCAGAAGTTGCTCACCAAAAGCAACTTGAACCAGTAGACTTTTTTATCCAAGCGTTACAGGATTATGATACAGATCTGCGCTGGGTTGCTACAGGAGCGAACGATCGCTTAGAACCCCGTTTAGCTCTAATGCAACACCCTTATATCTTGCCTGGTTTTACCGATGCTGGAGCCCATGTGCGTAACCTTGGCTACTATGATGGAGCCTTATCATTACTAAAACAAGCGATCGCTACTAATTTTCTCTCTCCTGAAACCGCTATTCACCGTATTACCGGAGAACCTGCCCAGTGGTTTCGTCTCGATACAGGAGTTCTCAAAGTCGGTGCTAAAGCTGATTTAGTAATACTAAATCCATCTGCTTTAAATCAGCCAATTAGTCCACCAGTGGAAATATCAGATCCACTCCTTGATGGTGAACCTCGCCTGGTTAAGCGTGGCTCAGATGATATTGTGCAAGCCGTTTATATTAATGGGATTAAGGTTATTAATCAAGGTCAGGTAAGTAAACATCTAGGTCAAGAACGACTAGGAACAGTTTTGTCTCCCTGCGTTAGCTGA
- a CDS encoding site-2 protease family protein has protein sequence MTSETTTTIIIFLLALGILGLGFYRAKPYGKVGILAWLQSLILMLPWLFLFGSFALGIYLNLVSVVFLLIGSAGLYIFIGNRLRAAGQDVALREKIAEKLRANQEVSTTENISPEDITSTPSATSSEGIQEVRAVLPIPDADLKSIQGIFGIDTFFATETIAYQEGAIFKGNLRGEPAATHDRLSASLQERMGDRYRLFLVESPEGKPVVVVLPSTNDPQPSTIAQKILAVVLFLATIASSLETAGLFLGFDLSSNLERIKETLPITLGIWVVLASHEIAHRVIAKRHDIRLSLPFFLPTWQIGSFGAITRFESLIPNRSVLFDIALAGPAIGGIVSLLMLITGLLLSHPGSLFQLPAQFFQGSILVGTLAKVILGSALQNTIVDIHPLAIIGWLGLVVTALNLMPAGQLDGGRIVQAIYGRKTAQRTTIATLIILGIVSVVNPGNPIIFYWVIAILFLQRGLERPSLNEITEPDDARAALGLLALFLMIATLIPLAPGLAGRLGIGG, from the coding sequence ATGACCTCAGAAACTACAACAACAATTATAATTTTTCTTCTAGCTTTAGGAATTCTTGGTTTAGGCTTTTATCGTGCCAAGCCTTATGGAAAGGTGGGAATTTTAGCTTGGTTGCAGTCATTAATATTGATGTTGCCTTGGCTATTTTTGTTTGGTTCGTTTGCACTGGGTATTTACCTGAACCTTGTGAGCGTAGTGTTTTTGTTGATAGGTTCGGCTGGGTTATACATATTTATAGGCAATAGACTCCGTGCTGCTGGTCAGGATGTTGCCCTACGGGAAAAAATAGCTGAGAAATTGAGGGCTAACCAAGAAGTAAGCACAACAGAAAATATATCCCCGGAAGACATCACATCTACCCCTAGCGCCACATCTTCCGAAGGTATTCAGGAGGTTAGAGCAGTGCTTCCCATCCCAGATGCAGATTTAAAAAGTATTCAAGGCATTTTTGGGATTGATACCTTTTTTGCGACCGAAACGATCGCCTATCAAGAAGGAGCCATTTTCAAAGGTAATCTGCGGGGAGAACCAGCAGCGACTCACGATCGCTTGTCTGCCAGCTTACAGGAACGGATGGGCGATCGCTACCGACTATTTTTAGTAGAAAGTCCTGAAGGTAAACCTGTTGTAGTCGTATTACCCAGCACCAACGATCCACAACCAAGCACAATTGCTCAGAAAATTCTCGCAGTTGTTTTATTTTTGGCAACAATTGCCAGTAGCTTAGAAACTGCTGGGCTTTTCCTTGGCTTCGATTTATCTAGCAATCTAGAACGAATCAAAGAAACTTTACCCATCACTCTCGGCATCTGGGTAGTTTTAGCTTCTCATGAAATAGCACACCGAGTCATCGCCAAGCGTCACGACATCCGCCTCAGCTTGCCTTTCTTTCTTCCTACCTGGCAAATCGGCTCATTTGGGGCAATTACCCGCTTTGAGTCTTTGATTCCTAATCGCAGTGTTTTGTTTGATATAGCCCTAGCAGGCCCCGCTATTGGCGGTATTGTATCTTTGTTGATGCTGATTACAGGATTATTGCTTTCTCACCCAGGTAGTTTATTTCAATTACCTGCACAATTTTTCCAAGGCTCAATTTTAGTCGGGACACTGGCAAAAGTGATCTTGGGTTCTGCCCTCCAAAATACCATTGTTGATATCCACCCACTAGCAATAATTGGTTGGTTGGGTTTAGTAGTTACAGCATTGAACTTAATGCCAGCAGGACAGTTAGATGGTGGCAGAATTGTACAAGCTATCTATGGGCGTAAAACTGCTCAACGGACAACAATAGCAACATTAATTATCCTGGGTATTGTTTCTGTAGTAAATCCAGGTAATCCGATCATTTTTTACTGGGTAATTGCAATTTTGTTCTTACAGCGAGGGTTGGAAAGACCCAGTTTGAATGAAATTACAGAACCTGATGATGCTAGAGCAGCTTTAGGTTTACTTGCTTTGTTTTTGATGATAGCAACTCTAATTCCCTTGGCTCCTGGTTTGGCAGGACGTTTAGGTATTGGAGGATAG
- a CDS encoding SGNH/GDSL hydrolase family protein, whose amino-acid sequence MVVITTSIQNHHPLTEINVFGDSLSDVGTVFRLSGGMYPPNPPYFHGRYSNGRVWVEYLAESLNLSSNQSKNFAYGGATTGKVNSGAAQINYNNFVPDLLTQVKSFTQTNQQANPNALYVIWAGANDYLQGVSSATVPLENLTKAIASLCDFGAKKMIVGNLPDLGHLPATRNNGNSAYLSGLTQAHNQGLRRSLKLVSQQRSDLQIATLDANKLYREAITNPATFGFSNVISGCMAGTNSYENPDQFLFWDSIHPTTAAHRIIGKTALAAIQDAGIINKAYTF is encoded by the coding sequence ATGGTTGTAATCACAACATCTATTCAAAATCATCACCCGCTCACAGAAATTAATGTATTTGGGGATAGTCTTTCAGATGTCGGTACTGTTTTTCGATTAAGCGGAGGAATGTACCCGCCAAATCCGCCTTACTTTCATGGACGTTACTCTAATGGTCGGGTTTGGGTTGAATATCTTGCCGAAAGCCTTAATCTGTCATCAAACCAAAGCAAGAATTTTGCTTATGGAGGAGCAACTACTGGAAAAGTTAACTCAGGTGCAGCGCAGATAAATTACAACAATTTTGTACCTGATTTGCTAACTCAGGTAAAGTCTTTTACACAGACAAATCAACAGGCAAATCCCAATGCACTATATGTTATTTGGGCGGGAGCGAATGATTATTTGCAAGGAGTAAGCAGTGCAACAGTTCCCCTGGAAAATTTGACGAAAGCGATCGCCTCCTTGTGCGATTTTGGTGCTAAAAAGATGATTGTGGGAAATTTGCCAGATTTGGGACACTTACCAGCTACACGAAATAATGGGAATTCTGCATACTTAAGTGGATTAACTCAAGCGCATAATCAAGGCTTAAGGCGATCGCTCAAGCTAGTTAGTCAGCAGCGTTCTGATCTTCAAATTGCTACTCTAGATGCTAACAAACTATATAGAGAAGCTATTACAAATCCCGCCACGTTTGGCTTTAGCAATGTCATCAGTGGATGTATGGCTGGGACGAACAGTTATGAAAATCCAGACCAATTTTTGTTCTGGGATAGTATTCATCCGACGACTGCGGCTCACCGCATTATAGGCAAAACTGCCTTGGCAGCAATTCAAGATGCAGGCATAATCAACAAAGCTTATACATTTTAA
- a CDS encoding DUF3110 domain-containing protein, whose protein sequence is MAALMQVYVLLFNARTENEGIHTIQLGGRNTVLMFESEDDATRFALQLEAQDFPDAAVEAIDREEIEEFCRDADYDCELIEEGMLALPPENTVEETDWQVEGSKPEVSDLDRIRRQLEGLL, encoded by the coding sequence ATGGCTGCACTCATGCAAGTATACGTTCTGTTATTTAACGCCCGAACTGAAAACGAAGGCATTCATACAATACAACTTGGCGGTCGTAATACTGTACTGATGTTTGAGTCAGAAGACGATGCCACCCGCTTTGCTCTGCAATTGGAAGCCCAAGACTTTCCTGATGCAGCAGTGGAAGCAATAGATAGAGAAGAAATCGAAGAATTTTGCCGTGACGCTGATTATGACTGTGAGCTAATAGAAGAAGGGATGTTAGCATTACCGCCAGAAAATACCGTCGAAGAAACCGACTGGCAAGTTGAAGGTTCCAAACCAGAAGTTTCTGACCTCGACCGTATTCGTCGTCAGTTAGAAGGACTATTGTGA
- the murQ gene encoding N-acetylmuramic acid 6-phosphate etherase, whose protein sequence is MSNTLNNNNQPLKERGHLLTEQVNPNSQNLDQMNSLELVDLFNQEDKQTLAAIAQSRTQLAETIDRTAEALSHGGRLFYVGAGTSGRLAVLDAAECPPTFCTPPELVQGIIAGGAGALVRSSENLEDRFEDGAEAIAHRHITDLDVVIGITAGGTTPYVHGAIQAARQRGATTALIACVPTEQVSIEADIDIRLLVGPEILAGSTRLKAGTATKMALNIISTGVMVKLGKVYGNRMVDVAVTNTKLHDRALRMIQDLSDLNREDAAYLLERSGRKVKLALLMHWTGVDREAGEHLLAEHHGNLRLAVEKSSGEK, encoded by the coding sequence GTGAGTAACACTTTAAATAATAATAACCAGCCGCTCAAAGAACGAGGTCACTTACTGACTGAACAGGTTAACCCGAATAGTCAGAATCTCGATCAGATGAATTCTCTAGAGTTAGTGGATCTGTTTAATCAGGAAGATAAACAAACTTTAGCAGCGATCGCCCAATCTCGTACCCAGCTTGCTGAAACAATTGACCGCACTGCTGAAGCATTAAGTCATGGCGGACGCTTATTCTACGTTGGCGCTGGCACAAGTGGACGCTTGGCTGTCTTAGATGCTGCGGAGTGTCCACCTACCTTTTGTACGCCACCAGAACTGGTACAGGGCATTATAGCTGGCGGTGCGGGTGCATTAGTGCGTAGTTCCGAGAATTTAGAAGATCGATTTGAAGACGGTGCAGAAGCGATCGCACATCGCCACATCACAGACCTAGATGTTGTCATCGGCATCACTGCTGGCGGTACTACACCCTATGTGCATGGAGCGATTCAAGCAGCACGGCAACGAGGAGCAACCACCGCCTTAATTGCCTGTGTCCCTACTGAACAAGTAAGCATTGAAGCTGACATCGACATTCGGCTGCTAGTTGGGCCAGAAATACTAGCTGGTTCCACCCGTCTCAAAGCCGGAACCGCTACCAAAATGGCTTTAAACATCATTTCTACTGGAGTGATGGTAAAGTTAGGTAAAGTCTACGGCAATCGCATGGTCGATGTGGCTGTCACCAATACCAAGCTACATGACCGCGCCCTGCGAATGATCCAAGACCTGAGCGATCTCAATCGTGAAGATGCTGCTTACTTACTAGAACGCAGTGGCAGAAAAGTTAAATTAGCCCTGCTAATGCACTGGACTGGGGTAGATCGGGAAGCAGGAGAGCATCTGTTAGCTGAACATCATGGCAATTTAAGGCTAGCTGTAGAAAAATCCAGCGGTGAGAAGTGA